The Maylandia zebra isolate NMK-2024a linkage group LG7, Mzebra_GT3a, whole genome shotgun sequence genome contains a region encoding:
- the ntrk2b gene encoding neurotrophic tyrosine kinase, receptor, type 2b isoform X2: MDSSAGEYGMARVGLFLVLMGLWRFSDACPASCTCSISRIVCIDSVPGIEDFPVLTLDDMENITEIYIANQNRLFDLSDSSLRHYINLRNLTVTKTRLTSISPDAFFNNTRLQYVNLRDNNLSTLSWRTFQNFNITYPLLLSGNPLDCVCENLWIKLRLQEETDSPELTCTDDRGVAQDFATFRPPDCVVPTVEVTPRNVTQMEGSNVKAICSASGSPAPEIVWNLDELWTHYEIEPMDTESILTLSGLSPDDNGRAIVCSAENMVGQTEASLQLNILFAPTILTLLSPERDHHWCIPFTVTGNPKPELRWYHNNKPLQEQDYIRTMIHVTTENQQHGCLQLVNPTHIHNGEYKLVAENKYGRDEKNISAQFLHPPNINHTEDIEYYPTDTPPDDSVAVYVVVGIAGVALIGCVLMMIILKYGRNSKFGIKGSSSVISNDDDSASPLHHVSNGNNTPSSSEMGPDAVIIGMTKIPVIENPQYFRNSGSMLKSNTFVQHIKRHNIVLKRELGEGAFGKVFLAECYNLTPDQEKIHVAVKTLKEASESGRADFYREAELLTNLQHEHIVTFYGVCVESDPLIMVFEYMKHGDLNKFLRSHGPDAVLMADGQHSILVELTQSQMLHIAQQIAAGMVYLASQHFVHRDLATRNCLVGENLLVKIGDFGMSRDVYSSDYYRVGGHTMLPIRWMPPESIMYRRFTTESDVWSLGVVLWEIFTYGKQPWYQLSNNEVIECITQGRVLQRPRTCPKEVYDLMLGCWQREPYMRLNIKEIHSTLQSLAKASPVYLDILG, from the exons ATACATTGCTAATCAAAACAGACTGTTTGACTTGAGTGACAGCAGTCTGAGGCACTACATAAACCTAAGAAACCT AACGGTCACAAAGACAAGACTGACATCTATATCACCGGACGCGTTTTTTAACAATACAAGACTTCAATATGT AAATCTCAGAGACAATAACTTGTCAACACTGTCATGGAGAACATTTCAGAACTTTAACATTACATATCC GCTACTTCTGTCTGGGAATCctctggattgtgtttgtgagAACTTGTGGATCAAGCTAAGACTCCAGGAAGAAACAGACAGTCCCGAGCTGACATGCACAGATGACAGAGGAGTGGCGCAGGACTTTGCTACCTTCCGGCCGCCAGACTGTG TGGTTCCCACCGTAGAGGTCACCCCCAGAAATGTGACTCAGATGGAGGGGAGTAATGTCAAAGCTATTTGCAGTGCCTCAGGCTCCCCTGCTCCCGAGATTGTGTGGAACCTTGATGAGCTCTGGACCCACTATGAG ATTGAACCTATGGATACAGAGAGCATCCTCACCCTGTCAGGCCTGTCTCCTGATGATAACGGCAGGGCAATCGTATGCAGTGCCGAGAACATGGTCGGTCAGACCGAGGCCAGCCTTCAGCTCAATATTCTTT TTGCCCCCACCATCCTGACACTCCTGTCTCCAGAGCGGGACCACCACTGGTGCATCCCCTTCACAGTAACGGGGAACCCCAAGCCGGAGCTAAGGTGGTACCACAATAACAAGCCTCTCCAGGAACAGGACTACATCCGCACCATGATTCACGTGACCACAGAGAACCAGCAACACGGCTGCCTGCAGCTGGTCAACCCCACCCACATTCACAACGGAGAGTACAAGCTGGTCGCAGAGAATAAGTATGGCAGGGATGAGAAGAACATCTCTGCCCAGTTTCTCCACCCGCCTAACATCAACCATACGG AAGACATCGAGTATT ATCCTACAGACACTCCACCGGATGACAGTGTTGCT GTGTATGTAGTTGTGGGAATTGCTGGCGTTGCCCTGATCGGTTGTGTTCTGATGATGATCATACTGAAATACGGAAGAAACTCCAAGTTTGGCATTAAAG GCTCCTCCTCAGTTATCAGTAATGACGATgattctgccagccctctccaTCACGTCTCCAATGGCAACAACACCCCGTCATCCTCAGAGATGGGTCCAGACGCAGTGATCATTGGAATGACAAAGATTCCTGTCATCGAGAACCCCCAGTACTTCCGTAACTCCGGCAGCATGCTGAAATCCAACACGT TTGTCCAGCACATCAAGCGACACAACATTGTGCTGAAGCGGGAGCTGGGAGAAGGAGCCTTTGGGAAGGTCTTTCTCGCTGAATGCTACAACCTGACACCAGACCAGGAGAAGATCCACGTGGCAGTCAAG ACACTGAAAGAGGCCAGCGAGAGTGGCAGAGCAGACTTCTACAGAGAGGCTGAGCTCCTCACCAACCTGCAGCACGAGCACATCGTCACCTTTTACGGAGTGTGCGTAGAGAGTGACCCACTAATCATGGTGTTTGAATATATGAAACACGGGGACCTCAACAAGTTCCTCAG GTCCCATGGTCCCGATGCAGTGCTCATGGCAGACGGTCAACACAGCATCCTGGTGGAGCTCACTCAGTCCCAGATGCTGCACATTGCCCAACAGATTGCTGCTGGCATGGTCTACCTGGCCTCTCAGCACTTTGTCCACAGAGACTTGGCAACAAGGAACTGCCTGGTAGGAGAAAACCTGCTGGTCAAGATAGGAGACTTTGGCATGTCCAGAGATGTTTACAGCTCAGACTACTACAGA GTGGGCGGTCATACGATGCTGCCCATCCGCTGGATGCCCCCGGAGAGCATCATGTACCGGCGGTTCACCACAGAGAGTGACGTGTGGAGCCTCGGCGTGGTGCTGTGGGAGATCTTCACCTACGGCAAGCAGCCATGGTACCAGCTCTCTAACAATGAG GTGATCGAGTGCATCACTCAGGGCCGAGTGCTGCAGCGGCCCCGCACCTGTCCTAAGGAGGTCTACGACCTGATGCTGGGCTGCTGGCAGAGGGAGCCCTACATGAGGCTGAACATCAAGGAGATCCACAGCACGCTCCAGAGCCTGGCCAAAGCCTCGCCCGTATACCTGGACATACTGGGCTGA
- the ntrk2b gene encoding neurotrophic tyrosine kinase, receptor, type 2b isoform X1, which translates to MDSSAGEYGMARVGLFLVLMGLWRFSDACPASCTCSISRIVCIDSVPGIEDFPVLTLDDMENITEIYIANQNRLFDLSDSSLRHYINLRNLTVTKTRLTSISPDAFFNNTRLQYVNLRDNNLSTLSWRTFQNFNITYPLLLSGNPLDCVCENLWIKLRLQEETDSPELTCTDDRGVAQDFATFRPPDCVVPTVEVTPRNVTQMEGSNVKAICSASGSPAPEIVWNLDELWTHYEIEPMDTESILTLSGLSPDDNGRAIVCSAENMVGQTEASLQLNILFAPTILTLLSPERDHHWCIPFTVTGNPKPELRWYHNNKPLQEQDYIRTMIHVTTENQQHGCLQLVNPTHIHNGEYKLVAENKYGRDEKNISAQFLHPPNINHTEDIEYYPTDTPPDDSVAVSDPNQPAPSKAVVYVVVGIAGVALIGCVLMMIILKYGRNSKFGIKGSSSVISNDDDSASPLHHVSNGNNTPSSSEMGPDAVIIGMTKIPVIENPQYFRNSGSMLKSNTFVQHIKRHNIVLKRELGEGAFGKVFLAECYNLTPDQEKIHVAVKTLKEASESGRADFYREAELLTNLQHEHIVTFYGVCVESDPLIMVFEYMKHGDLNKFLRSHGPDAVLMADGQHSILVELTQSQMLHIAQQIAAGMVYLASQHFVHRDLATRNCLVGENLLVKIGDFGMSRDVYSSDYYRVGGHTMLPIRWMPPESIMYRRFTTESDVWSLGVVLWEIFTYGKQPWYQLSNNEVIECITQGRVLQRPRTCPKEVYDLMLGCWQREPYMRLNIKEIHSTLQSLAKASPVYLDILG; encoded by the exons ATACATTGCTAATCAAAACAGACTGTTTGACTTGAGTGACAGCAGTCTGAGGCACTACATAAACCTAAGAAACCT AACGGTCACAAAGACAAGACTGACATCTATATCACCGGACGCGTTTTTTAACAATACAAGACTTCAATATGT AAATCTCAGAGACAATAACTTGTCAACACTGTCATGGAGAACATTTCAGAACTTTAACATTACATATCC GCTACTTCTGTCTGGGAATCctctggattgtgtttgtgagAACTTGTGGATCAAGCTAAGACTCCAGGAAGAAACAGACAGTCCCGAGCTGACATGCACAGATGACAGAGGAGTGGCGCAGGACTTTGCTACCTTCCGGCCGCCAGACTGTG TGGTTCCCACCGTAGAGGTCACCCCCAGAAATGTGACTCAGATGGAGGGGAGTAATGTCAAAGCTATTTGCAGTGCCTCAGGCTCCCCTGCTCCCGAGATTGTGTGGAACCTTGATGAGCTCTGGACCCACTATGAG ATTGAACCTATGGATACAGAGAGCATCCTCACCCTGTCAGGCCTGTCTCCTGATGATAACGGCAGGGCAATCGTATGCAGTGCCGAGAACATGGTCGGTCAGACCGAGGCCAGCCTTCAGCTCAATATTCTTT TTGCCCCCACCATCCTGACACTCCTGTCTCCAGAGCGGGACCACCACTGGTGCATCCCCTTCACAGTAACGGGGAACCCCAAGCCGGAGCTAAGGTGGTACCACAATAACAAGCCTCTCCAGGAACAGGACTACATCCGCACCATGATTCACGTGACCACAGAGAACCAGCAACACGGCTGCCTGCAGCTGGTCAACCCCACCCACATTCACAACGGAGAGTACAAGCTGGTCGCAGAGAATAAGTATGGCAGGGATGAGAAGAACATCTCTGCCCAGTTTCTCCACCCGCCTAACATCAACCATACGG AAGACATCGAGTATT ATCCTACAGACACTCCACCGGATGACAGTGTTGCTGTAAGTGACCCTAATCAGCCCGCTCCATCTAAAGCAGTG GTGTATGTAGTTGTGGGAATTGCTGGCGTTGCCCTGATCGGTTGTGTTCTGATGATGATCATACTGAAATACGGAAGAAACTCCAAGTTTGGCATTAAAG GCTCCTCCTCAGTTATCAGTAATGACGATgattctgccagccctctccaTCACGTCTCCAATGGCAACAACACCCCGTCATCCTCAGAGATGGGTCCAGACGCAGTGATCATTGGAATGACAAAGATTCCTGTCATCGAGAACCCCCAGTACTTCCGTAACTCCGGCAGCATGCTGAAATCCAACACGT TTGTCCAGCACATCAAGCGACACAACATTGTGCTGAAGCGGGAGCTGGGAGAAGGAGCCTTTGGGAAGGTCTTTCTCGCTGAATGCTACAACCTGACACCAGACCAGGAGAAGATCCACGTGGCAGTCAAG ACACTGAAAGAGGCCAGCGAGAGTGGCAGAGCAGACTTCTACAGAGAGGCTGAGCTCCTCACCAACCTGCAGCACGAGCACATCGTCACCTTTTACGGAGTGTGCGTAGAGAGTGACCCACTAATCATGGTGTTTGAATATATGAAACACGGGGACCTCAACAAGTTCCTCAG GTCCCATGGTCCCGATGCAGTGCTCATGGCAGACGGTCAACACAGCATCCTGGTGGAGCTCACTCAGTCCCAGATGCTGCACATTGCCCAACAGATTGCTGCTGGCATGGTCTACCTGGCCTCTCAGCACTTTGTCCACAGAGACTTGGCAACAAGGAACTGCCTGGTAGGAGAAAACCTGCTGGTCAAGATAGGAGACTTTGGCATGTCCAGAGATGTTTACAGCTCAGACTACTACAGA GTGGGCGGTCATACGATGCTGCCCATCCGCTGGATGCCCCCGGAGAGCATCATGTACCGGCGGTTCACCACAGAGAGTGACGTGTGGAGCCTCGGCGTGGTGCTGTGGGAGATCTTCACCTACGGCAAGCAGCCATGGTACCAGCTCTCTAACAATGAG GTGATCGAGTGCATCACTCAGGGCCGAGTGCTGCAGCGGCCCCGCACCTGTCCTAAGGAGGTCTACGACCTGATGCTGGGCTGCTGGCAGAGGGAGCCCTACATGAGGCTGAACATCAAGGAGATCCACAGCACGCTCCAGAGCCTGGCCAAAGCCTCGCCCGTATACCTGGACATACTGGGCTGA
- the ntrk2b gene encoding neurotrophic tyrosine kinase, receptor, type 2b isoform X3 codes for MDSSAGEYGMARVGLFLVLMGLWRFSDACPASCTCSISRIVCIDSVPGIEDFPVLTLDDMENITEIYIANQNRLFDLSDSSLRHYINLRNLTVTKTRLTSISPDAFFNNTRLQYVNLRDNNLSTLSWRTFQNFNITYPLLLSGNPLDCVCENLWIKLRLQEETDSPELTCTDDRGVAQDFATFRPPDCVVPTVEVTPRNVTQMEGSNVKAICSASGSPAPEIVWNLDELWTHYEIEPMDTESILTLSGLSPDDNGRAIVCSAENMVGQTEASLQLNILFAPTILTLLSPERDHHWCIPFTVTGNPKPELRWYHNNKPLQEQDYIRTMIHVTTENQQHGCLQLVNPTHIHNGEYKLVAENKYGRDEKNISAQFLHPPKNVQTHVFFPDPTDTPPDDSVAVYVVVGIAGVALIGCVLMMIILKYGRNSKFGIKGSSSVISNDDDSASPLHHVSNGNNTPSSSEMGPDAVIIGMTKIPVIENPQYFRNSGSMLKSNTFVQHIKRHNIVLKRELGEGAFGKVFLAECYNLTPDQEKIHVAVKTLKEASESGRADFYREAELLTNLQHEHIVTFYGVCVESDPLIMVFEYMKHGDLNKFLRSHGPDAVLMADGQHSILVELTQSQMLHIAQQIAAGMVYLASQHFVHRDLATRNCLVGENLLVKIGDFGMSRDVYSSDYYRVGGHTMLPIRWMPPESIMYRRFTTESDVWSLGVVLWEIFTYGKQPWYQLSNNEVIECITQGRVLQRPRTCPKEVYDLMLGCWQREPYMRLNIKEIHSTLQSLAKASPVYLDILG; via the exons ATACATTGCTAATCAAAACAGACTGTTTGACTTGAGTGACAGCAGTCTGAGGCACTACATAAACCTAAGAAACCT AACGGTCACAAAGACAAGACTGACATCTATATCACCGGACGCGTTTTTTAACAATACAAGACTTCAATATGT AAATCTCAGAGACAATAACTTGTCAACACTGTCATGGAGAACATTTCAGAACTTTAACATTACATATCC GCTACTTCTGTCTGGGAATCctctggattgtgtttgtgagAACTTGTGGATCAAGCTAAGACTCCAGGAAGAAACAGACAGTCCCGAGCTGACATGCACAGATGACAGAGGAGTGGCGCAGGACTTTGCTACCTTCCGGCCGCCAGACTGTG TGGTTCCCACCGTAGAGGTCACCCCCAGAAATGTGACTCAGATGGAGGGGAGTAATGTCAAAGCTATTTGCAGTGCCTCAGGCTCCCCTGCTCCCGAGATTGTGTGGAACCTTGATGAGCTCTGGACCCACTATGAG ATTGAACCTATGGATACAGAGAGCATCCTCACCCTGTCAGGCCTGTCTCCTGATGATAACGGCAGGGCAATCGTATGCAGTGCCGAGAACATGGTCGGTCAGACCGAGGCCAGCCTTCAGCTCAATATTCTTT TTGCCCCCACCATCCTGACACTCCTGTCTCCAGAGCGGGACCACCACTGGTGCATCCCCTTCACAGTAACGGGGAACCCCAAGCCGGAGCTAAGGTGGTACCACAATAACAAGCCTCTCCAGGAACAGGACTACATCCGCACCATGATTCACGTGACCACAGAGAACCAGCAACACGGCTGCCTGCAGCTGGTCAACCCCACCCACATTCACAACGGAGAGTACAAGCTGGTCGCAGAGAATAAGTATGGCAGGGATGAGAAGAACATCTCTGCCCAGTTTCTCCACCCGCCTA AAAATGTTCAGACCCATGTTTTCTTTCCAGATCCTACAGACACTCCACCGGATGACAGTGTTGCT GTGTATGTAGTTGTGGGAATTGCTGGCGTTGCCCTGATCGGTTGTGTTCTGATGATGATCATACTGAAATACGGAAGAAACTCCAAGTTTGGCATTAAAG GCTCCTCCTCAGTTATCAGTAATGACGATgattctgccagccctctccaTCACGTCTCCAATGGCAACAACACCCCGTCATCCTCAGAGATGGGTCCAGACGCAGTGATCATTGGAATGACAAAGATTCCTGTCATCGAGAACCCCCAGTACTTCCGTAACTCCGGCAGCATGCTGAAATCCAACACGT TTGTCCAGCACATCAAGCGACACAACATTGTGCTGAAGCGGGAGCTGGGAGAAGGAGCCTTTGGGAAGGTCTTTCTCGCTGAATGCTACAACCTGACACCAGACCAGGAGAAGATCCACGTGGCAGTCAAG ACACTGAAAGAGGCCAGCGAGAGTGGCAGAGCAGACTTCTACAGAGAGGCTGAGCTCCTCACCAACCTGCAGCACGAGCACATCGTCACCTTTTACGGAGTGTGCGTAGAGAGTGACCCACTAATCATGGTGTTTGAATATATGAAACACGGGGACCTCAACAAGTTCCTCAG GTCCCATGGTCCCGATGCAGTGCTCATGGCAGACGGTCAACACAGCATCCTGGTGGAGCTCACTCAGTCCCAGATGCTGCACATTGCCCAACAGATTGCTGCTGGCATGGTCTACCTGGCCTCTCAGCACTTTGTCCACAGAGACTTGGCAACAAGGAACTGCCTGGTAGGAGAAAACCTGCTGGTCAAGATAGGAGACTTTGGCATGTCCAGAGATGTTTACAGCTCAGACTACTACAGA GTGGGCGGTCATACGATGCTGCCCATCCGCTGGATGCCCCCGGAGAGCATCATGTACCGGCGGTTCACCACAGAGAGTGACGTGTGGAGCCTCGGCGTGGTGCTGTGGGAGATCTTCACCTACGGCAAGCAGCCATGGTACCAGCTCTCTAACAATGAG GTGATCGAGTGCATCACTCAGGGCCGAGTGCTGCAGCGGCCCCGCACCTGTCCTAAGGAGGTCTACGACCTGATGCTGGGCTGCTGGCAGAGGGAGCCCTACATGAGGCTGAACATCAAGGAGATCCACAGCACGCTCCAGAGCCTGGCCAAAGCCTCGCCCGTATACCTGGACATACTGGGCTGA